Below is a window of Pochonia chlamydosporia 170 chromosome 7, whole genome shotgun sequence DNA.
GACCGATACCATCAACCAGAACACTCCATCATCGGCAAGAAGGGAGCCGGCACAATCTCGCAACCACGCAGCGTGTTCGGGGGCGTACGTCACATCAGCTGCTATGAGCATGTCCGCTGGCAGGTCGAGAGGCGCTTCTCGTGATGGCGCGGACCAATCAAGATGGCATGTTTTAATCGGTGCTGCTTCTGGTGTCTTGGCCATGTGCGAGATGATATTGGCCTCTAGGTTTGACAAGACGCTGGGGTGATAATCCGTTGCGATGAGAGTTGGCCGAGCTTTGGTGATGTGTGGCATGAGTCTTGACAGAAACAAACTGACAAGTCCCGTTCCTGCTCCAAGTTCAATAATTCGACTTGATGAAGACAGGCGCTCGGTTGTCAACCTGAAACCCTCTGGGGCCCTGGATATCTTTTCTGAGAGTGCGATTGACGCACCCCAAGTCTGCAACCCGACGTCCGTATGGTCATCTCCAGTTTGCATCGGCGTGTCATACAGCTCGACGTTGATTTTGACGCTTTGGTCGTCCCTaaaggagaaggaaaagtCCCTGGTCATACCGAagtcttcatcctcaacgggctcctcttctttttctttaCGATTCAAGTACGCAAGTATCGAGCATGCCTCGTCAACGAATCGTTCTGAGACGCTCTCATCCACCGAGAGCTCATAAGCACGTCCAATGAACCCAGTCAACCAACGCACAGCAAAGTTGCGCTCGAAATCATCGCACCTTAAAGGCTCAAACTCGAattcatcttcctcatctgcGTCTGCTTCGGAAGCATAACCGGAATCGGTGGCCGTTGAGTTCCCCCTGTTGCCTGTCTGAAAGTCGAGCAGCGTTGGCAACGGGAAAAACAAACTGTGCAAGTCACGGAGTGCGCCTCCAATTTGAGCAGCATTCAACGCAGCCAGTTCCCGCAAGGACGGCAAACTCGTCGATGGTAGCTTCGGATTCCGGCCCTTGATTGTCATTGCGACTTTTCGGGGTGATGCGAGGCT
It encodes the following:
- a CDS encoding S-adenosylmethionine-dependent methyltransferase (similar to Metarhizium acridum CQMa 102 XP_007814866.1), which produces MTIKGRNPKLPSTSLPSLRELAALNAAQIGGALRDLHSLFFPLPTLLDFQTGNRGNSTATDSGYASEADADEEDEFEFEPLRCDDFERNFAVRWLTGFIGRAYELSVDESVSERFVDEACSILAYLNRKEKEEEPVEDEDFGMTRDFSFSFRDDQSVKINVELYDTPMQTGDDHTDVGLQTWGASIALSEKISRAPEGFRLTTERLSSSSRIIELGAGTGLVSLFLSRLMPHITKARPTLIATDYHPSVLSNLEANIISHMAKTPEAAPIKTCHLDWSAPSREAPLDLPADMLIAADVTYAPEHAAWLRDCAGSLLADDGVFWLMVSVRPNGKFAGISDTVETVFQDKEKCRRKDGKVLSILSVQRIEKKGAVGRADEVGYKLFEIGWS